One window of Alkaliphilus metalliredigens QYMF genomic DNA carries:
- a CDS encoding molybdopterin molybdotransferase MoeA — MIELLDTVTLEEAKQIVIENFKETSLDSEKVPLFKGGGRVLATDITAPIDVPGFDRSTVDGYAVVARDTFGASESLPSFLDMIGEVEMGQGTSLHLQRGQSCYVPTGGMIPEGCDAVVMVEYTEALDEKTVGIQSSVAPRENLLKKGDDLSKGELIFKKGHRLRPQDIGVLSGIGFTEIDVYQPIRVSVISTGDEIIGPEEELKLGQIKDMNTYSLGIAAMEDGCEIVATAVVKDEIETLKNKVQELMQKSDVILISGGSSMGTKDVTKDVIDALGNPGVLFHGIAVKPGKPTIGGKISDKAIFGLPGQPVSAMVVYQTLVRPFIHFLYGLKVHMPYIEGSVAVNIPSAPGREHYVMVVIQEENGEKRVYPVHGKSGMLTTMTKAHGYICLALNQEGVSLGDAVKVYLF, encoded by the coding sequence ACCGTTATTTAAAGGGGGGGGGAGGGTCCTTGCTACGGACATCACAGCACCTATCGATGTGCCGGGATTTGACCGCTCTACTGTTGATGGGTATGCTGTTGTGGCTAGAGATACCTTTGGGGCCAGTGAATCTTTACCGAGCTTTCTAGACATGATTGGAGAGGTCGAAATGGGTCAAGGGACCTCATTGCATTTACAAAGAGGGCAAAGTTGCTATGTGCCTACTGGGGGAATGATTCCTGAAGGCTGTGATGCAGTTGTCATGGTAGAGTATACAGAGGCTTTAGATGAGAAAACAGTGGGCATTCAAAGTTCTGTTGCACCTAGAGAAAATCTACTGAAAAAGGGAGATGATCTGTCGAAGGGCGAACTAATCTTTAAAAAGGGACATCGTCTTCGGCCTCAGGATATAGGGGTGCTCTCTGGTATTGGATTTACGGAAATTGATGTTTATCAACCGATTAGAGTGAGTGTCATCTCTACTGGGGATGAAATTATTGGACCAGAAGAAGAATTGAAATTGGGGCAAATAAAGGATATGAATACTTATAGCTTAGGAATAGCGGCTATGGAAGATGGTTGCGAAATTGTGGCCACTGCCGTTGTTAAAGATGAGATAGAAACATTAAAGAATAAAGTTCAAGAATTGATGCAAAAAAGTGATGTGATCTTAATTTCTGGAGGGAGCTCTATGGGGACTAAGGATGTGACAAAAGATGTGATTGATGCCTTGGGAAATCCCGGTGTGTTATTCCATGGAATCGCAGTGAAGCCTGGTAAACCCACAATTGGGGGAAAGATATCAGATAAAGCGATTTTTGGCTTGCCAGGGCAACCTGTATCGGCCATGGTGGTCTATCAAACCTTAGTGCGACCATTCATCCACTTCCTTTATGGCTTAAAAGTGCATATGCCTTATATTGAAGGATCGGTTGCAGTCAACATTCCCTCGGCTCCAGGGAGAGAGCATTATGTCATGGTAGTCATACAGGAGGAAAATGGGGAGAAAAGAGTGTATCCTGTCCATGGAAAATCTGGCATGCTGACCACAATGACAAAGGCCCATGGATACATCTGCCTTGCTTTAAATCAGGAAGGTGTGAGCCTAGGTGATGCTGTTAAGGTGTATTTATTTTAG
- a CDS encoding molybdopterin biosynthesis protein, protein MEKKERSLYLTSIPLEEVRGMYLKAIEEHGGIPEKKEEISVEESLNRITTDPIFAKKSSPNYNAAAMDGVAIICSRTYGVSEKEPIRLISPRDFIYINTGGVIQEPYDGVIMIEDIVEIDQNTIEIHEAAKPWQHIRPIGEDIIEGELIIPANHKIRPMDMGALMAGHMQVLSVYPKPSVGIIPTGSEIVSVNDELMVGKIIESNGTMFKAFVEEGHGVANLYGITPDDPDILKESIKKALKENDCVLINAGSSAGSKDYTVNVLREMGVVIAHGVAIKPGKPVILAIVDNKPVIGIPGYPVSAYFVFEFFVKPLLDVYHRQIPQQKSMTKAILSRRVVSSLKHEEFIRMKLGLVGQKMIATPLDRGAGATMSLVKADGILIVPQRREGYEAGSEVDIQLLKPIEEIKQTIVSIGSHDVVMDLLANQLHQTQPDLFLSSAHVGSLGGIMALKKKECHMAPIHLLDEQSGEYNEAYVKRYIGSHEMMIIKFVKRSQGLMVSKGNPKNINRIKDLVRKDIRFVNRQRGAGTRILLEYFLKEEEVDPEGIVGYDRELTTHMAVAMAVASGSADTGLGVYSAAKAMGLDFIPIAWEDYDLCLPAEMLGDQRIQSLIETIKKETFLAQVNALGGYDTSEIGNVVKI, encoded by the coding sequence ATGGAAAAGAAAGAAAGAAGTTTATATTTGACTAGTATTCCTTTGGAAGAGGTCCGAGGGATGTATTTAAAAGCCATTGAAGAGCACGGAGGAATCCCTGAAAAAAAAGAGGAGATTTCTGTAGAAGAGAGTTTAAATCGGATTACAACAGATCCTATTTTTGCTAAAAAGTCTTCTCCAAACTATAACGCTGCTGCCATGGATGGCGTGGCGATCATCTGCAGTAGAACCTACGGTGTCTCTGAAAAAGAGCCGATACGGTTAATATCCCCGAGGGATTTTATATATATCAATACCGGCGGTGTGATTCAAGAACCCTATGATGGGGTCATCATGATTGAAGATATTGTGGAAATAGATCAGAATACAATTGAAATTCATGAAGCAGCTAAGCCTTGGCAGCATATACGTCCCATCGGGGAGGATATTATTGAAGGAGAATTGATTATACCAGCCAATCATAAAATTAGACCTATGGATATGGGGGCATTGATGGCTGGACACATGCAGGTCTTGTCGGTTTATCCTAAACCCAGTGTGGGAATCATTCCAACTGGATCAGAAATTGTTTCTGTAAATGATGAACTAATGGTAGGGAAAATCATTGAATCCAATGGGACGATGTTTAAGGCTTTTGTTGAAGAGGGTCATGGAGTGGCTAACTTGTATGGAATTACTCCTGATGATCCTGATATCTTGAAAGAGAGTATTAAAAAGGCATTAAAAGAAAACGATTGTGTTTTAATCAATGCAGGTTCATCAGCGGGCTCAAAGGATTATACTGTTAATGTATTGAGGGAGATGGGAGTGGTCATTGCCCATGGTGTTGCTATTAAGCCTGGAAAGCCTGTGATTTTAGCCATTGTAGACAATAAACCGGTTATAGGAATTCCAGGATATCCGGTGTCGGCATATTTTGTATTTGAGTTTTTTGTCAAGCCACTTCTAGATGTCTATCATCGCCAGATTCCACAACAAAAATCCATGACAAAGGCTATTTTATCTAGACGTGTTGTTTCTTCATTAAAGCATGAAGAGTTTATACGAATGAAGTTGGGGCTTGTGGGACAGAAAATGATTGCCACACCATTAGATAGAGGTGCCGGCGCGACTATGTCCTTAGTCAAGGCTGACGGCATCTTAATCGTGCCCCAAAGAAGAGAAGGGTATGAGGCGGGGAGTGAGGTGGATATTCAACTACTAAAACCCATAGAGGAAATTAAGCAGACCATTGTATCCATTGGAAGTCACGATGTTGTCATGGATTTATTAGCTAACCAATTACATCAAACACAACCAGATTTATTTTTATCCTCAGCCCATGTGGGAAGCTTGGGTGGTATCATGGCCCTAAAGAAAAAAGAATGCCATATGGCCCCAATACATTTGTTAGATGAACAAAGTGGGGAGTATAATGAAGCCTACGTGAAGCGATATATTGGCTCTCATGAGATGATGATAATTAAATTTGTTAAGCGAAGTCAGGGACTTATGGTGTCTAAGGGGAATCCTAAAAATATAAATCGGATAAAGGATTTGGTTCGTAAGGACATCCGCTTTGTTAATCGGCAGAGGGGAGCAGGAACCCGTATTCTATTAGAGTACTTCTTGAAAGAGGAAGAAGTTGATCCTGAGGGCATTGTTGGTTATGATCGAGAATTGACGACTCATATGGCTGTGGCCATGGCTGTAGCCAGTGGCAGTGCCGATACTGGACTTGGAGTTTATTCTGCAGCTAAAGCTATGGGATTGGACTTTATCCCAATTGCCTGGGAGGACTATGACCTCTGCTTACCCGCAGAGATGCTTGGAGATCAAAGGATACAAAGTTTAATCGAAACCATAAAAAAAGAAACGTTTTTAGCTCAAGTCAACGCTTTAGGTGGATATGATACCAGTGAAATTGGAAACGTAGTCAAAATATAG